CGGCCCCCGGCCAGTCGACGCCGAACTCGCTCGGGTTGCCGAACAGGTCGTCCGCCGCGAGGCCGCCGAGGAACTCGAGCGTCTCGACGTTCGCCTCGGAGGCGATGACGACCTTCGATCCGTCCGCGTTCAGGACCTGCCCGCCGTTCTGCCAGAGCATCGCCCAGAAGGCGCGCGCCGTCGGCATCCCCGCGAGCGGGTACGTCACGTCGGTCCCCTCCTTGAGCTTCCGCAGGACGGACCTGAACTCGGACCAGTCCTTCGGGGGCTTCGCCCCGACCTGCTCGAACAGCTCCTCGTTGTACACCAACTGGAGCGTCGAGAAGTCCTTCGGGACGCCGTAGAGCGCCCCGTCGAACCGAAACGCGTCGATGAGGGGTTCGAAGAAGTTCTCGGGATCGAACGCCGAACTGTCGGCGACGTACTGGTCGAGGTTGAGGAGTACGCCCGAGGACGCGAACGAGCCGAAGTACTTCGCGTCGACGTAGAAGACGTCGGGCGCGTTGCCGGCACCGAGCTGCGTCTTCAGTTTCTGTTTGTACTTCGCCTGGATGGCGTTGTAGTCGACTGCGATCCCCCCGTGGTTCTTCTCGAATTCGGAGACCAGGCTCCGCACGAGCTTCGCCTCGGCGTTGTTCGCGGCCCACCCGGACAGCGTCAGGCTCGCGGAACCGTCGCCCGAACCGTTCCCGTTTCCGTCTCCGTTTCCGTTCCCGGAGCCGTCGCCGGAGCCGCCACCGCCGATACACCCCGCGAGGGCGGTCGTCGCGCCCGCCGCGGTGACCGCCTGGACGAACCGCCGCCGCGTGTACGCACCTCGCGTGCTATCTCTTCTCATGTACGACCGGGAATGATTAACTATAGAGTAATAAACGTTAGGGATACTAAACTACTCCAGTAGTAAGTAGGGTCAGATTTTATACCCTCGACTTCGACAGTCGGGGACGATGAAGACGGACAGCGCCGTCGTGGATGGGAGCACCTACCTCGTCACGGACACCGACGGACGGTCGACGCGCGAACACGACGGGTTCTACCACCGGGACACCCAGCACCTCGATCGGTACGACCTGGACGTGGACGGGAGGACGCTCGAATCCCTCGAGATAGGCGCGCCGCGCCCGAGCGAGCGGACGGTCCACCTCGCGACCGCGCTCTCCGGCGGCGCGCGGTCGCTGTACGTCCGTCGCCGGCAACTCGTCTCCGACGGGCTCTACGAGCGACTCCGCGTGAGGAACCTCGCGACGAACGCGCGCTCGGAGACGCTCTCGCTGTCGCTCGGGACTGCGTTCAGGGATCTCTTCGAGGTGCGCGGCCACGCGGCGACGCGCTCTCGGCCGGTAGACGTCGAGATCCGCGCAGACGGCGTCACGTTCCGGTACGACCCCGACGACCTGTCCCGGGGCTGGGAGACGACGGTCACGGCCACGCGCGGGACGTTCAGCGACGCGCGGCGGGCCCCCCACCGGGGCGACGTCACGCTCGATCTCGACCTCGACCTCGACGCGCGGGCTGAGACCGTCGTCACGCTCGCGGTCGAACCGGACGCGTCGGCCGTCGATCCCGTCCGGGCGTTCGACGCCGCTCGCGGCGCGGTCCGCGAGCGCGAGCGCGACTGGGATCGGACGACGACCGAACTGACGCGGTCCGGCTGGGACCGCGTCCTCGCGGAGAGCCGGGAGAACCTGGCGACGCTCCGCCTCGAGACGGACCACGGACCGACCGTCGCCGCCGGCGTCCCGTGGTTCGCGACCGCCTTCGGTCGCGATTCGCTCATCGCGGCCTACCAGGCGCTTCCCCTGACGACGGACCTGGCGAAGGGGACGTGTCGCTACCTCGCGGCGCGGCAGGCGACGTCGGTCGACGAGTTCCGGGAGGCGGAGCCGGGGAAGATCATGCACGAGGTCCGCCACGGGGAGGCGGCGCTCCGCGGGACCGTCCCGCACTCCCCCTACTACGGGTCGATCGACGCGACGGCGCTGTTCGTCACGCTCGTCCACGAGACGTGGCGGCTGACGGGGGACGCGGCGTTCGCGACGGAGCTGTGGGAGCACGTCGAGCGCGCCCTCCGGTGGTGCGACGAGTACGGCGACCGCGACGGCGACGGCTTCCTCGAGTACCCGACCGACCGCGCGGGCGGCGGGCTGGTCCACCAGGCGTGGAAGGACAGCGGCGACGGGATCACCCACCCGGACGGGCGACACCCCGACGGTCCGCTCGCCGCCGCCGAGGTACAGGGGTACTACTACGACGCGAAGCGCCGCGCGGCGGACCTCGCGCGCCAGGTCGTCGGCGACGCGGAGCGGGCCCGGCGACTCGACGCCGAGGCGGCGGACCTCGCGGCCGCCTTCGACGACGCGTTCTGGCTCCACGGGGAGTCCTTCTACGCGATCGCCCTCGACGGGAACGGCGACCCGATCGAGACCGTCGCGTCGAACCCGGGCCACTGCCTCTGGAGCGGACTCGTCCCCGAGGAGCGGGCGGACGCCGTCGTCGACCGCCTCCTCGGGGACGACATGTTCTCCGGGTGGGGGATCCGGACGATCTCCAGCGCCCACCGCGCGTACAACCCGGAGAGCTACCACCTCGGCAGCGTGTGGCCCCACGACACCTCGCTCGTCGCGCTCGGGATGGCCCGGTACGGCCGGCGGGACGCGGCGGCGACCGTCTCCCGGGCGCTGATCGACGCCGCGATCGCCCGCGGGAACGACCGGCTCCCGGAGCTGTTCGCCGGATTCGATCGCGAGGCGACGTCCGTCCCGCTCCCCTACGGGTCGGCCTGCGAACCGCAGGCCTGGGCCGCGGGCGCGCCGATCGCCTGCCTCCGGGCCGTCGAGGGCGAGGACCTGTGGTCGGGGTCGGTCGCCCCCGACGGGTGAACGCTCGCCGGTTCGTCTCGTCTCGTCTCGTCTCGTCTCGTCTCGCGCCGCCGTGCGACCGACGTTCGTCGGAGATCGGGGACCGGAAATCGTGCCCCCGGGATCGGGGGAGCGTCAGAAGTAGAGGCTGGCGATCCGGTCCGCGGTCCGTAGCGCGAGCGCCTGCCCGCTGTTCGTCGGGTTCGGTCCGCCGACGCCGTTCGCCAGCGCGGAGTGATCGGCGACGAACAGCCGATCGACGTTGTAGGCCTCCGCGTTCGAATCGAGGACGCGGCCCATTCCCATCGAGGACTGCATGTGCAACAGGAGCGGCGGCCAGTCGCACCGGTGGACGTGCTCCGCGCCGGCCGCCCGGTGGATGCGCGCCGCGATGCGGGCGAGTTCGTCGCGCTTCGCGTCGTCGTCCGGGTGCGGTTCCCACCTGACCTTCGGGACCGCCCCGTGCTCGTCGGAGAAGGTGCCGTCGAGCGAGACGCCGTTGTCCTGGCGGGGCAGGTCGTCGGTGAGTATCAGGAGCGCCTTCGTCTGCCGGTAGTTCGACATCCGGCGCTTGAGTTCCTCGCCGACGACGTAGCCACGGGTGTCCCACGGCTCGTCCGGATCGACCTCGACGTCGAAGCTGTAGCCCGCCCGCGTGAACAGGTAGTCGGCGTAGGAGACCAGCCCGGGCGACATCCCGATGTCCTCCATCCCGCCGACGCCGGGCTTGTCGAACCGGACGGCGGAGTTCTGTCCGACGTACGGGTCCATGTGCCGCGCCTCCGGGTTGATCTCCGCGATCGTCTCGTCGGAGTAGACGCCGACGACCCAGTCGAACCAGTGGGTGGTGAGGCCCTTGCCGACCCAGCCGTCGTCCGGCAGGCCAGAGTTGAGCCACAGCCGGGGCGACTCGATGCAGCCCGCGGCGAGGACGACCGCGTCGGCCTCGATGGTGCCGGTCTTCCCCGACCACGTGTCGCGGTAGTCGACGCCGGTGGCCTCGAGCGCGCCCGCCCCCTCGACCGTGTTGACGTTCGTGACGAACGTGTTCGGCCGCAGCGCCACGTTCCCCATCTCGGGGTCCGCGGTGGCGTCGAGCGCCCGCGGCACCCAGCCCACGTTGCTCGACTTGCGCGCCTTGTCGCGGACCGGGGCGTCGACCGGCGTTGAGGAACCCTGGAAGTGGTCGCCGACGAGGGTGTCGCCGCGGAAGCCGTCGTCGTAGCTGAACGAGCCGTCGTACTCCGAGTCGAGCGGCTGTCCGTTCGACGTCTCCCGCCCCGGCACCTCGACGGAGTTGATCTGGGGCCGCCACCCCGTCTCGGTGACGTTCTTCGTGTCGATGCGGTCGTACCCGGCGTTCTTCGCGCCCTCGATGAACACCTCCTCCTTGGCCGTGATGGGTGCCTGCTGGCTGCTCGTCACCTCCTCGTTGAGCTGGTAGTACGGGACGAGTTCCTCGTAGGAGATGGGCCAGTGGGGCTGTTCGTCGACGGCGTAGGGGTACGCGCGGGGGTGGTTCCCGAAGTAGTGGACCGAGGTGCCGCCGACGGCGGACACCTGCCAGATGAACGCGTTCTGGTGGAGGTTCCGGAACCAGGGGGCCCGCGAGTGGTCGGCGGGCCCGACGCGGAGGTACCCCCACGTGGGGTCGTTGGCGTCGGCCTCGCGGTGGGTGAACTGCTCGTCCATCAGCTTCCCGTCGAGGTCGTCCGGGTCCGTGCTCACGGTGCCGCCGGCGTCGGCGTGCGGTTTCGGCCACTTCGAGTTGCCGTGCCACGGCCCCGCCTCGAGCACGAGCACGTCCAGGCCGTGTTCGCGGGCCAGACGCGCGGCGGCGGCCGGCCCGTCGGCACCCGCGCCGACGATGACGACGTCGGGATCCTCCATCAGGTGTCACCTCCGATCCCGTCGAGCACGTCGTCGCCGGTCAGGTCGTCCGGAAGGGTCAACTCCTCCGCCGGCGGGTCCTCGAACCCGCCCGGAACGGCGTGCCGCCAGTCGGCGGCGTACCCGGGGGCCGGACCGGGGTACCCGCTCTGCTTCCGGCTCTGTACCTCGCCGGCCGGCGTGATCAGCCGCCGGTCGTTGGGCGTGTCCGTCTTCGTCCCGCCGTAGCCCGACCACTCCGTGTAGTAGCCGAAGCCGTGGAGCCCGTTGACCGCCATCACGACGAACTTCAGGATGCCGAGCTGGGGCAGGAACGGCGACAGGAGTTCGTCCAGTCGGTCGACGGTACCTCCCTCGACGATCGTCCAGAGGCACCGCAGCCGGTCCTCCCGGGAGAGCTGGACGAACGTTCCGCCGGCGGGGAACCGCTCGTTCCCCCGCGAGACGGCGTCCTCGTTCTCCCCGCGGGCGATGAACTCCGCGGCGACGACGTCGAACACGAGGGTGAACACGGGCGCGTACGGGTAGTTCTGGAGCACCCGGTGGTACCGTTCGTCCCCGGTCTCGACGGTCACCTCGAACGCGGCCGGCCCCTCGGCGGCGGTGTCGAGGTCCGCGAAGGCGACCTCGAACCGCTCGACGGGGCCGAACGTGAGGTGCTCCTCCAGCGCGTCCCCGTCGAGGCCGAGGTCGACGAGGTCGAGGAGGTCGAGCCCGGCGAGGTCGAGCACCGCGTCGAGGTCAGAGCCGAGTCCGGTCGCGTCGAGGGTGACCTCGAACATCCCTCGCGGCATCTCCGGACCCGACGCTCCGCCGGCCTTCTCGGTGATCATCTCGGAGCGGACCTCCTGGAAGTGGTTGAAGTCCCAGATGAGGAACTTCTCCAGTTCGACGTCGAGTCCGCCGGGGACGTGCTCCGGTCCGAGTTCCTCCTCCAGCTGGGGCGTTCGGGGGACGATCGCGTCGACGATCGATCGATACGTGTCGGCCGTGTGTGGGTCGCTCGGGAGCGAGTCCGTTATCGCCGCCTGTGCATCCGCGATGGTCGCGTTCGACATCGACAACGCGGCGATGCCGCCGACGCCCTTCATCACGCCTCGCCGCGTCATCGATGGTGTGTCGCGTTCTTCCATGATTGTTGCTATCGTGCTGCGCGTGGTATTATCGGCATTCGGGACTTAACGACGTTGCTGGCCATACGCGGGTATTTAAGTCAGTCGCAAAAATGGTAAAAATACTGTCTATTGATCCTACGATACACCGTCAATCGGCCCGTACCGAGTGTGTCGAGAGGGGCGTATCCGGGAATCGTCTCGAAACCTATATTGACGTTTCAGGTCCTGAAACGCGAGTCTATTGGCTCATTCGGGTTATCGAATGTGCGTACGTACCGCCGGGGAGTATTAACAATTAACTGTTATTATTGTGGGAGACACCAGTATCACTAAACTGACTAATGGGGAAAATACCGCCCCGTGGTCACGGGGGAAACCGGGGGCGTTTCCCACATCGTGGAACAGAGCTAAGTGATCGCTCCTCGAGGGGCGGGCCATGGACGACCCGGCGGTCCCGATCAACTCGGTGAAACGCTCCTACCGGGTGGTCGACGCGATCCGCGAACGCGGGCGGGCCGGCGTGACGGAACTCGCGGCGGCGCTCGACCTGCCCAAGAGCACCGTCCACAACCACCTCCGGACGCTCGAACGGCTCGGCTACCTGGTCGAGGACGGGGGGCGATATCGGCTCGGCGTCGAGTACCTGCGGCTCGGCCGGGAGTCGCGCAACAGCCGCGAGGTGTTCGTCCACGGTCGCGAGGCGGTCAACCGCCTCCAGGAGCGGACGGACGCACACGCATTGCTCGTCGTCGAGGAGAACGGAATGGGGGCCATCCTGCTCGCGACACGCTGGGAGTACGGGGACCTCCCGCCGACGGCTCGACACGTCTATCCGACCCACGAACACCTGCACTCGAACGCACCCGGGAAGGCGATCCTCGCACACCTCCCCGACGAGCGCGTCGACGAGATCGCGGAGCGCCACGGCCTGCCGGCGCGAACGAATCGCACCGTGACCGACGTGGACGCGCTCCGCGAGGAACTCGAGGCCGTCCGTCGGCGCGGCTACGCGGTCGACTGGGGCGAACTCATCGAGGGCATGGTCGGCGTCGCCGCGCCCATCGTCACCGGGGAGCGGGTGCACGGTGCCCTCGCCGCCTACGGTCCCACGGCCGAGATCCAGCCCGGCATCGCCGCCGGCGAACTCACCTCGACCGTCGCGGAGATGGCCGACACCGTCCGCGCCGACATCGTCTTCGCCGACTCCGACTACTCCGACTAGTCGACGCCGCGTGCGACCGCCGTTCGACGATGTGGGACGCCGCCCGTCGGCGCGTCGAGCCGCGATCGGTTCCCGCCGTCGCGCGTTCGTGAGGTTGCCGATCCTCGACACGTCGCCCCGGAGGAAAGTGAGATACCGCTAGAGTCCGTAGCGCGTCGCATGAATTTCGCGAACTTCGTCGACCTCGCGGCGCGGAACGCGGCGATGAAGCCCGCCGTGGGCGACGAGACGGAGTTGCTGACGCACGCCGAACTCTCGGCGCGGACGGCCGCCGCGGCCGACGCGCTGGCGTCGCTCGGCGTCGAAGCCGACGACCGCGTCGCCGTCTGCCTGCGGAACGGCGTCCCCTTCCTGACCGCCCACCTCGGCGCGATGAGACTGGGCGCGGTACCCGTCCCGATCAACACCGAGTTCGACGCCCGGCAGATCCGGTACGCGCTCGACACGAGCGACGTCTCCGTCCTCGTCACCGACGCGGCGTTCGCGGACGTCGCCGCGGACGTCGAGACGGCCGTCACCGTCGACGGGAGCGCCGGCCACGACTTCCGCGAGCTGCTCGACGACGCGAACGGGGGGTTCGCGGTCGAACCGCGCCGGAGCGACGAACTCGCGGCGGTCGTCTACACCAGCGGGACGACCGGCCGTCCCAAGGGGGTCCGACACACGCACGGCAACCTCGTGGCGAACGCGCTCGGCATCGTGACGTACTTCGACCTGACGCGCGACGCCGTCGGCCTCACGGCCTGCCAGTGTTTCCACGTCACCGGGCTGAACGTCACGACGACGCCGCTGCTCGTCGCGGAGGCCGAAAACCGCCTGCTCCCTTCGTGGGATCCCGAGGCCGCGCTCGCCGCGATCGAGGACCACGGCGTCACCTGCACGTTCCTCACCCCCGGCATGCTCCTCGACCTCGTCGATCACGACGCCGTCGACCGCTACGACACGTCCGCGCTCGAGATCGTCTGCGTCGGCGGTGCCCCCATGCCGACGGCCCGGATCGACGACGCCGAGGCCGCGCTCGGCTGTCCCGTCCTGGAGGGCTACGGCATGACCGAGACGACGCCGCTCGCGGCGTTCAACCGCCCGGGCGACGCCCGGAAACCGGGGAGCGTCGGCCCGCCGGCCAGGGAGGTCGTCGAGGTCCGCGTCGAGGACTTCGAGACGGGCCGCGAGGTGGATCGGGGCGAGCGCGGCGAGTTGACGTGGCGCGGCGACACCGTCACGCCCGGCTACGAGCGCTCCCGGCACGACCGCGAGGCGTTCGTCGAGCGGCGCGGCCGCCGGTGGCTCCGCTCAGGCGACGTCGGCTATCTCGACGACGAGGGCTTCCTCTACGTCGTGGACCGCCGCGAGGACATGTTCACCACCGGCTGCGGGAACGTCTTCCCCCGCGAGATCGAGGACGTCCTCTACGACCTCGACGTCGTCGCCGGCGCGGCGGTGATCGACGCCCGCGACGACGTCCGCGGGGCGGTCGTCACGGCCATCGTCCGCCCCGTCGACGACCTCGCCCCCGGCGACCGCGACCTCGCGGCCGAACGGGTGCGGGAGGCGTGCGAGGAACGCCTCGAAGCCCACGAGGTACCGCGGCGCGTCGAGTTCGTCGACGAGATCCCGACGACCGCCACCGGAAAGGTCGACCGCGTGGCGTTGCGCGAGGCGTTCGGCGCGGCGAACTCGCGCTGATCCGGACGGCGTCCGGTTCGTCGGCGGTCAGCACGACGATCGTCCCGGACGCCGTCTACGGCTCCCCGATCGCCCGCCCGGTCAGCCACCCTCCGGCGAGAAGTGAGCGGCGAGGTGCTCCGCCCAGCGCCGGTTCGCGTCGTCGGTTCGACCCGCGATGTGCGGCGTGTGGACGACGTTGTGCCGGTTCAGCAGTGGATCGTCCAGGGGGAGCGGTTCCTCGTCCCAGACGTCCGCGGCCAGCGCGATCTCGTCGGCGAGGACGCGCTCGCGGACGGCCGCCATATCGCAGATCCCCGCGCGCGTGACGAGCACCACGAGCGCCCCCTCAGGGAGAGACTGGACGTGATCGGCGGTGATCAGCCCCCGCGTCGCGTCGGTCAGCGGCACGGTCGGCGCGAAGACCTCCGCGTCCTCGACGAGCGCGGACAGGTCGTGGACGCGGCGCGCGCCCGCCCGGTGGAAACACGGTTCGTCGGCGTAGGGGTCGTAGGCGGCGACGTCGGCCCCGAGGAAGTCGGCGGCGGCGGCGTAGCGGCTCCCGATGTTTCCGACCCCGGCGACGCGAACGCGCTTGTCAGCGATCGTCCCGTTGACGAACGCGGGGTCGTCCGCGAACTGGTGTCCGCGAGCCCCGGGGAGGTCGCCGTCGAGTAGGTCGAGGTCCCACGGGTCGTGGCTCTCGGCCATCGCGCGGTACTTCTGCGGGAGTCGCCGGAGGGCGTTGATCGTCAGCCCGAGGCCGAACTCGGCGACGGACTCCCCCCAGAACCCCTCGTCGGTGTGGTCGTGGACGGTCACGTCGCGGTCGCGGAGCGCGGCGGCCACCGCCTCGTCGACGGCGTACATCGAGGTCGTCATCACGAACGCCTCCCGCAGGTCGACGAAGGCGGACAGGCGCTGGTCCTCGACCCTGACGCCGAGCGAGACGAGTTGCGTGACGTCCCCTGGGTCGGCGATCGCCTCCGCGAGCGGGGTCTCCCGTCTCCCCTCCAGGCGGACGAACTCGACGGGGCCGTCCCGACTCCAGACGCGATGCAGGTGGTCGGCCGCTCGCGGCCAGACGTCCTCGAACAGCGGATCGACGACGACGTGTCGGGTCATGGCGTGTGGACCCCGTTCGGCGACGCGTCCTCGAATAGATGGCGGAGGTTCTCCAGCACTTGCGCCGGCATCCGACGCGGCGACGAACGGTACGGCGGGACCTCGGCGGTGATCCACCCGTCGTATCCGATCCCGTCGAGCGCGTCGACGACGCTCCGCCAGTCGACGTCGCCCTGGAGGGGGTAGGTCGGACGGTGCGCCTCGGTGAGCCAGTCCTTGACGTGCACCCTGGAGATCAGCGCGCCCAGCTCCCGTATCCACCGGTCGGGTAGCCCCCACCGGAGGCCGTTACCGACGTCGAAGTAGACGGACACCGGCCCCGCCTCGCCCGCCCGCTCGACGAACCGCGCGAGTTCGGCGGGCGAGTAGAGAAAACCGTTCTGGACGTTCTCGACCGCGATCCCGACGCCCCGATCGCCGCCGTACCGGGCGAGGTCGCGCACCGCGTCGAGCGCCCGCTCGTAGCACCGCCCGTAGGACGCGGACGGCTCTACGACCGCCGGGACGATCAGCACCGCGTCGGCACCGAGCGCGGCGGCGGCGTCGATCATCCCCTCACCGATCGCGAGACCGCGCCGCCGCGTCTCCTCGTCGGCACTGGAGAGCGGGTACTCCCAGTGGAGGGTGGTCGACACCGCCGGGACCGAGAGCCCGTTCGACTCGGCCGCGCGCCGCATCGCCCGACGGCCCTCCTCGGTCGCGATCGGGCCGTCCGCCGCGTAGTTCGGTTCGACGCCGTCGTACCCCGCGGACGCGAGCACCGCGCACGCGTCCGCGAAGTCGTCCGTCGGGAAGCCAACCCCGTTCATTCCGAACGTCATGGCGCGGACGAGCGGCGGACGAGCGCCGTCAGGAACTCTGCGTGACTCCACGCGAGCGGGAGGGCGAAGCGCACCACTGCTCGTTCCTCCAGTTGCGAGGCGAGGTCGCGGTACGCGTCTCGCATGTGGCCGAGTTCCTCGACGATGAGGTCGAAGGGGACGTCGCGCAGCACCGCCTCGTCGAACTCCTTCTCGAAATCCTGGCGCGTATGCCACTCGTCCTGCATGAAGGCCTCGAAGCGCCGGCGCGTCGTGAGGTGCTCGGGAACGTGGCCGTCCTCGTCCGCGTGGCGGGCGATCGCGCGGAGCACGTCGTCCCCGACCGCGCGCTCGCCGCGGTCGTATCGGTACTGCGCGTGCCACGCCGTGTACTGCATCCACGGCCCGTTGCCGCCGTGTTGCTGGACCTCGTAATCGCCGTGGAACCCGAGGAACCGCTGGAGGCCGCCGAGGACGGGATCCTCGAGCGCGGTCGTCGCGCGTTCGACGGCCGCGTCGAGGGCGTCGCCGAACAGGTCGCCCAGGTCGTAGTAGTAGGGTGCGAGGAGGGTGACGTCCGGACGCACGTCGACGTCGCCCGTCGGCGAGTACCGCCTCGGGACCTGCGGGTGGCTCGTGAACGCCCGCCGAACGCCGCCTTCGAGGAGCGTCCGGAACTCGTCGACCGCCTCCTCGACGGCCCGCGTCTCCGCGGGCAGCGCGTCGAGCGCCGCCCGAGCCTGCCGCAGCGCGGCGACGTAGGTGCAGTTCACCCAGAGGGTGTAGCCCGACTCGATGCGCCCCTCGTGGATGCTCGTCGTGCTCTCGACGAGGTGGGCGTTCGGGTCGTACAGTTCGTCGCGGACGTGCGAGACGGCGCGGTCGATCGCGTCCGTGACGTTCGACTCGAACGCCCCGTCGATCCCGTCGATCCCGTCGGTCGCGTCGAGCGCGCGGACCGCGTGGGCGAGGACGCGCAACCCATGGCCGGTGTTGTCCTCCTGGACGTAGATGCCGCGGTCGGACCCGTCCAGCCCGTACCGCTGCTGCCAGGACCCGTCCTCGCCCTGGACGGCGAGGTGGAATCGAGCGGCGTCGACGACGCGCTCGCGACACGCGTCCGGACGGATGCCCGCCTCGATCGCCGCGACCCACGCCCGGGTGATGCACGCGACGTCCCGCGGGTAGGCGTAGGGGTAGCGGTTGTCGGGGAAGCTGGCGAGCGGCACCGCGCCGGCGGGGTCGGTCGCGTGGACCAGTTCGTCCACCACGTCGAGGTGGTGTTCGGGGTCGAGGAGGCGGTTCGAGAGCTGTTCGCTGTCGCTCGAATGCTGGCGTAACGGATAGTCTGACATGGAGTGGAACATCGGTTATTCGGGTGTCGATACGGGTCGGCGCTCGATGGACCGGGCGTCGAGCCCACGCGTCTTCAGTGCCGCACCGGAATCGGGATCGAAGAGGTACACGTCCGCGGGGTCGACGGAGACGCCGACCCTCTCGCCCGGCGTCGGATACACCGACGGCGGAACCCGCGCCGTGAGCGTCAGGTCGTCCGCCGAGAGGTGGACGAAGTTGTCGTTCCCCTGGTACTCAGAGACCACGACCGTCGCCTCGAACCGTCCCTCGCGAGGTGCGTCGTGGAGGTGGAGGTCCTCGGGCCGAAGGCCGACCCGGACGGGTGCGCCGTCGTCGATGGGAGCCGCGTCGGACGGGATCGTCGCGAACGCCGTCCCGTCGCACCGGAAGGCGAGTTCGTCGTCGGCCGCCGCGACGGTCGCGTCGAACGTGTTCATCGCCGGACTGCCGAGGAACGTCGCGACGAACTCGTTCGTCGGGTGGTCGTACGCCGTCTCCGGCGGATCGACCTGCTGGAGTTCGCCGTCGTTCATCACGGCGATCCGGTCGGCCATCGTCATGGCCTCCGTCTGGTCGTGGGTCACGTAGACGGTGGTCACGCCGAGGTCGGCCTGTATCCGCTGGAGTTCCGTCCGCATGCGCGAGCGGAGCTTCGCGTCGAGGTTGCTGAGCGGCTCGTCGAGCAGGAATACCGACGGATCGCGGACGATCGCCCGTCCGAGCGCGACCCGTTGTTTCTGTCCCCCGCTCATCTCGGCCGGCACGTCGTCGAGCAGGTCGACGATGTCGAGCAGGTCGGCGATCTCCTCGACCTTCCGTTCGCGCTCCCGCGCGCTCAGGTCGGTCGAGTGTTTCAAGCCGTAGGCCATGTTCTCCCGGGCGGTCATCTTCGTGTAGAGCGCGTAGCTCTGGAAGACCATCGCGATCGAGCGCTCGCTCGGCGCGAGGTCCTGCACCTCCCGTCCGTCGATCTCGATCGTCCCGGCCGTCACCGTCTCGAGTCCCGCGAGCATCCGCAGAGTGGTGGACTTCCCGCAACCCGAGGGACCGACGAGGACGACGAACTCCCCGTCGTCGACGCGGAGATCGAGGGAGTCGACCGCGGTCTCCCGGCCCTGTGCGTCGTCGTAGATCTTCGTCACGTCGTTCAGTTCGAGCGTCGCCATCACGTACACCTCCGTCGCCGACCGCTCTCGGTTCGCGGTTCCGCCACCGGCCGCCGGCGCTCGCTCATCGGATCGCCTCCCCGCTCGCGTCGAACGCGTGGAGTTCGCCGGCGTCGAAGGCGACCTCGACCGTCGCCCCCGGTGCCACCGACGCCGGTAGCTCGCGGAGCCGAGCGACGAAGGGTTCGCCCCCCCGCGTCAGCCCGAGTTCGTAGGCGTTGCCGAGCGGTTCGATCACCTCGACGGTGCACGCGAACGGTTCGCAGCGGTCCTCTGTCGCCCCCTCACCGTCTCGGTCGCTCACGAGGTGGACGTGCTCCGGGCGCACGCCGAGGGTCACCGCGGC
The window above is part of the Halomarina pelagica genome. Proteins encoded here:
- a CDS encoding class I adenylate-forming enzyme family protein → MNFANFVDLAARNAAMKPAVGDETELLTHAELSARTAAAADALASLGVEADDRVAVCLRNGVPFLTAHLGAMRLGAVPVPINTEFDARQIRYALDTSDVSVLVTDAAFADVAADVETAVTVDGSAGHDFRELLDDANGGFAVEPRRSDELAAVVYTSGTTGRPKGVRHTHGNLVANALGIVTYFDLTRDAVGLTACQCFHVTGLNVTTTPLLVAEAENRLLPSWDPEAALAAIEDHGVTCTFLTPGMLLDLVDHDAVDRYDTSALEIVCVGGAPMPTARIDDAEAALGCPVLEGYGMTETTPLAAFNRPGDARKPGSVGPPAREVVEVRVEDFETGREVDRGERGELTWRGDTVTPGYERSRHDREAFVERRGRRWLRSGDVGYLDDEGFLYVVDRREDMFTTGCGNVFPREIEDVLYDLDVVAGAAVIDARDDVRGAVVTAIVRPVDDLAPGDRDLAAERVREACEERLEAHEVPRRVEFVDEIPTTATGKVDRVALREAFGAANSR
- a CDS encoding NAD(P)-dependent oxidoreductase translates to MTRHVVVDPLFEDVWPRAADHLHRVWSRDGPVEFVRLEGRRETPLAEAIADPGDVTQLVSLGVRVEDQRLSAFVDLREAFVMTTSMYAVDEAVAAALRDRDVTVHDHTDEGFWGESVAEFGLGLTINALRRLPQKYRAMAESHDPWDLDLLDGDLPGARGHQFADDPAFVNGTIADKRVRVAGVGNIGSRYAAAADFLGADVAAYDPYADEPCFHRAGARRVHDLSALVEDAEVFAPTVPLTDATRGLITADHVQSLPEGALVVLVTRAGICDMAAVRERVLADEIALAADVWDEEPLPLDDPLLNRHNVVHTPHIAGRTDDANRRWAEHLAAHFSPEGG
- a CDS encoding sugar phosphate isomerase/epimerase family protein, with the protein product MTFGMNGVGFPTDDFADACAVLASAGYDGVEPNYAADGPIATEEGRRAMRRAAESNGLSVPAVSTTLHWEYPLSSADEETRRRGLAIGEGMIDAAAALGADAVLIVPAVVEPSASYGRCYERALDAVRDLARYGGDRGVGIAVENVQNGFLYSPAELARFVERAGEAGPVSVYFDVGNGLRWGLPDRWIRELGALISRVHVKDWLTEAHRPTYPLQGDVDWRSVVDALDGIGYDGWITAEVPPYRSSPRRMPAQVLENLRHLFEDASPNGVHTP
- a CDS encoding glucoamylase, whose protein sequence is MSDYPLRQHSSDSEQLSNRLLDPEHHLDVVDELVHATDPAGAVPLASFPDNRYPYAYPRDVACITRAWVAAIEAGIRPDACRERVVDAARFHLAVQGEDGSWQQRYGLDGSDRGIYVQEDNTGHGLRVLAHAVRALDATDGIDGIDGAFESNVTDAIDRAVSHVRDELYDPNAHLVESTTSIHEGRIESGYTLWVNCTYVAALRQARAALDALPAETRAVEEAVDEFRTLLEGGVRRAFTSHPQVPRRYSPTGDVDVRPDVTLLAPYYYDLGDLFGDALDAAVERATTALEDPVLGGLQRFLGFHGDYEVQQHGGNGPWMQYTAWHAQYRYDRGERAVGDDVLRAIARHADEDGHVPEHLTTRRRFEAFMQDEWHTRQDFEKEFDEAVLRDVPFDLIVEELGHMRDAYRDLASQLEERAVVRFALPLAWSHAEFLTALVRRSSAP
- a CDS encoding ABC transporter ATP-binding protein — protein: MATLELNDVTKIYDDAQGRETAVDSLDLRVDDGEFVVLVGPSGCGKSTTLRMLAGLETVTAGTIEIDGREVQDLAPSERSIAMVFQSYALYTKMTARENMAYGLKHSTDLSARERERKVEEIADLLDIVDLLDDVPAEMSGGQKQRVALGRAIVRDPSVFLLDEPLSNLDAKLRSRMRTELQRIQADLGVTTVYVTHDQTEAMTMADRIAVMNDGELQQVDPPETAYDHPTNEFVATFLGSPAMNTFDATVAAADDELAFRCDGTAFATIPSDAAPIDDGAPVRVGLRPEDLHLHDAPREGRFEATVVVSEYQGNDNFVHLSADDLTLTARVPPSVYPTPGERVGVSVDPADVYLFDPDSGAALKTRGLDARSIERRPVSTPE